The following are encoded together in the Robertmurraya sp. FSL R5-0851 genome:
- the rapZ gene encoding RNase adapter RapZ, producing the protein MSTGATQDTQMVIITGMSGAGKTVAIQSFEDLGFFCVDNLPPTLLPKFLELMKESGNKMNKVALVMDLRGREFFDHLFKALDDLAETSWVTPQILYLDADDSTLVRRYKETRRTHPLAPSGLPLEGIQLERELLEDLKGRAQLIYNSSQMKPKELREKILTEFSVNKQTIFTVNVMSFGFKYGIPIDADLVFDVRFLPNPHYIESMRPKTGLDEDVSKYVLKWNETTKFLEKVTELLAFMLPHYKREGKAQLVVAIGCTGGQHRSVALTEYIAHHFEKDYETRITHRDIERRKEQTT; encoded by the coding sequence CCGTCGCCATTCAAAGTTTCGAAGATCTTGGTTTTTTCTGTGTAGATAACCTGCCACCAACCTTATTGCCAAAATTTCTTGAACTTATGAAAGAGTCTGGAAATAAGATGAATAAGGTAGCGCTTGTAATGGATTTAAGGGGGAGAGAGTTTTTCGACCACCTATTCAAGGCGCTCGATGATCTTGCAGAAACATCATGGGTGACACCGCAAATTCTATACTTAGATGCGGATGACTCCACGCTTGTTCGTCGCTACAAGGAAACTCGACGTACTCATCCTCTTGCTCCGTCCGGACTTCCATTAGAAGGTATACAGCTGGAGCGAGAGTTGCTTGAGGACCTAAAAGGAAGAGCACAGCTCATTTACAATAGCTCGCAAATGAAACCAAAAGAATTACGCGAAAAAATCTTAACGGAGTTTTCAGTGAATAAGCAAACCATCTTTACGGTCAATGTGATGAGCTTTGGGTTTAAGTACGGAATTCCGATTGACGCAGATTTAGTTTTCGATGTTCGCTTTTTACCAAACCCGCACTATATTGAATCGATGAGACCAAAAACGGGTCTTGATGAGGATGTTTCAAAGTATGTACTGAAGTGGAATGAGACGACGAAGTTCTTAGAAAAAGTAACAGAGTTGTTAGCCTTTATGCTTCCTCATTACAAGCGTGAGGGGAAAGCGCAACTTGTGGTGGCCATTGGATGTACTGGTGGGCAGCATCGCTCGGTGGCATTGACTGAATACATTGCACACCACTTCGAAAAAGACTATGAAACTCGAATCACTCATCGTGACATCGAAAGGAGAAAGGAACAAACTACATGA